Proteins encoded within one genomic window of Lynx canadensis isolate LIC74 chromosome B2, mLynCan4.pri.v2, whole genome shotgun sequence:
- the DNPH1 gene encoding 2'-deoxynucleoside 5'-phosphate N-hydrolase 1: MAAAEAGARECGEPGQGGRQALYFCGSIRGGREDWALYERIVSRLRRFGAVLTEHVAAKELSARGEEVAGGDSFIHERDLAWLQQADVVVAEVTQPSLGVGYELGRAMALNKRILCLFRPQSGRVLSAMIRGAADGSKFQVLDYEEGQVEAMLDRYFEADPPLAGSCHP; the protein is encoded by the exons atGGCGGCGGCGGAGGCCGGAGCGCGGGAATGCGGAGAGCCGGGCCAGGGGGGCCGCCAGGCCCTGTACTTCTGCGGGAGCATCCGTGGCGGACGCGAGGACTGGGCGCTGTACGAACGGATCGTGTCTCGGCTGCGGCGCTTCGGGGCGGTGCTCACGGAGCACGTGGCGGCCAAGGAGCTGAGCGCGCGCG GGGAAGAGGTTGCTGGAGGTGACAGTTTCATCCATGAGCGGGACCTGGCCTGGCTGCAGCAGGCAGATG tgGTGGTGGCAGAAGTGACCCAACCATCGTTGGGGGTAGGCTATGAGTTGGGCCGGGCCATGGCCCTCAATAAGCGAATTCTGTGCCTGTTCCGTCCACAATCTGGCCGAG TGCTTTCAGCCATGATCCGGGGAGCGGCAGATGGCTCGAAGTTCCAGGTGTTAGACTATGAAGAGGGACAGGTGGAGGCCATGCTGGATCGATACTTTGAGGCTGACCCTCCTCTAGCAGGCAGCTGTCACCCCTGA